DNA from Sulfurimonas gotlandica GD1:
ATTTTGCTGAAGAATTTAAATCGAAGATAAAAAATAAACAACTTTTTGTCGAAGAAGGCTTGAAGCATGTTAATGGAGCTACGTGCCCATTTTGTGAAACACCTTTTGATGAAAAAGCATTGAGTGTTATTGACCAATATACGTTATATTTAGATGATCAAGAAGCAAAAATCATATCAAAGATTGACTCGTTGATTCTAGCTATAGCTAAGCTCTTTGAACTATTTTCTAATAAACAAAAAAACTCTTTCAAAGTATTAGCTGATTTTGAAAGGCTTAAGCAGTATCTTCCCTCTTTCGCAGAAAAATCACTTATCCATCTTGAAGACTCAAAGGAAATAATTGAAGAGATTGAAAAAATCCAAATACTATTGTCTACCAAGAAGCAGACCATAGATCAAAAATATCAGTGTGATATAGAAGTTGAAAGGATCATTTCGTTTATAGACCAAAATACGAAGATTTCAGAAGATAATGACAACTTAATTCAAGCTATAAATACTCAAAAAAACAACCTAAGTAAAGAAAAATTAGCTATTAAAAAAAGACTATGTATTGCTAAGTACTTGCATGTTCTTCATAGTGAAAAGGTAGCTATAGAAGTTTTAAAGCAACAACAAGAAGAGATAAATATTTTAAAGCACGATATACTCGGAAAAGAGCTTCGGGCTAAAGAAAGTAAAAAAGATAAAGTTGCAGAAGCATTCAAAGAAAATCTTGATACATTTTTTTCTGGAAAATATGAATTTGATAAAGATAGTTTTTGCTTAAAATTTAAAACATACAATCTCATAGAAAATGCATCGGACGTTCTAAGTGATGGCGAGAAAAGCATTGTCTCCTTTTGCTATTTCTTAGCTGATACACACAATAAAGTGTCAACTCAAGATGATTATAAAAAACTTTTCTTTATCATTGATGATCCAATATCCAGTATGGATTTTCATTATGTATACTCTATCGCTCAACGAGTCCGGTACCTAAATGAGGTTTTTTCAGTTGAACGAGTTAGATTTTTAATCTTGACGCACAATCTTGAGTTTATGAGTATATTGATCAGAAATAATATTATTGAAAATAATGCTAAATACATCATAGAAGCAAAGCAAATTAAAAAACTAAAAGATGAATTAATTATGCCCTATGAAGAGCATCTTAGAGATGTTTATGATGTAGCATTAGGAAAAGTAGAACCCACCCACACGACTCCAAATTCAATAAGAAATATTCTTGAAACTATTAATAAATTTGAAATGCCTGATAAAGATTTTAAAATCTATTGTGAATCAGTAGGTATTTTTGAAAATGCATATTTGTACTCATTAATACATGACAATTCACACGGTAGCTATAGAAGCAATTCGGCTTACACACCTGAAATGCTTATAAATGGTTGTCAAAAAGTTATTGAAATAATTTCTGCAAAATTCTCTGGTCAAATTAAATTAATGGAAAGAAGAGATTGAACCATGTCAAGTAAAACCCCCATCTATGTCCAAACTGTGGCACCGCTATCGATGTCAACGAAATCCTCTATCATCAGCTAGAGGATGAAATGAAGCGAAAGTTCGAGACTAAAATAACTGAGCAAAAA
Protein-coding regions in this window:
- a CDS encoding AAA family ATPase, which produces MAKTEIKQVMDIQKIGPHSSLHFEGISSSLKTAIYANNGSGKTFLSRIFRILEDMRIEYTDKLISFGENKSHFEYIINDGIDTRKLTIDLNRGASAICNNETGYIFHTFNSDYVRDNIEALRYKPSGEIEGYILGKEVIDLTKEKNELLIKEAAFELGKEQAIQRIDVHCKELTKPEFGIRSNTSEFQNFTFKNIYNLLTFDYSEEKTFEELKKENTKLNTLPDDYQDIQLLRFSSSIDIDFLEDIQSILDEEYSKSHFAEEFKSKIKNKQLFVEEGLKHVNGATCPFCETPFDEKALSVIDQYTLYLDDQEAKIISKIDSLILAIAKLFELFSNKQKNSFKVLADFERLKQYLPSFAEKSLIHLEDSKEIIEEIEKIQILLSTKKQTIDQKYQCDIEVERIISFIDQNTKISEDNDNLIQAINTQKNNLSKEKLAIKKRLCIAKYLHVLHSEKVAIEVLKQQQEEINILKHDILGKELRAKESKKDKVAEAFKENLDTFFSGKYEFDKDSFCLKFKTYNLIENASDVLSDGEKSIVSFCYFLADTHNKVSTQDDYKKLFFIIDDPISSMDFHYVYSIAQRVRYLNEVFSVERVRFLILTHNLEFMSILIRNNIIENNAKYIIEAKQIKKLKDELIMPYEEHLRDVYDVALGKVEPTHTTPNSIRNILETINKFEMPDKDFKIYCESVGIFENAYLYSLIHDNSHGSYRSNSAYTPEMLINGCQKVIEIISAKFSGQIKLMERRD